The window GTCGGCTTTGGCCTTAGCGTCCGCTTTGGCTTTAGCATCTGCTTTGGCCTTAGCTTCGGCTTTCGCTTCTGCATCAGCCTTGGCTTTTTCAGCTTTGGCCTTAGCTTCCGCCTCCTTCAGCTTACGGTCACTTTCCGCTTTCGCTGCTGCGGCTTCTTCCACTTTGCGTTTTTCTGCTGCTTTTTGCGCGGCATCTTCAGCGACTTTACGCTCCTGCTCTTTCAGCTTACGGTCGGCTTCGGCTTTAACTGCCTTTTCCTTTTCCTGCTGCTGTTTCACTTGGGCTAGCTTGGTCGCTTCATTGGCCTTTTGGGTTTCAATTTCTTGCTGCTTACGTTCTTGCTCTAACTGTTTAATCTGAGCTTGTTCACGTTCGCGCGCTTGCTTCGCTTCTTGCGCTTTGCGCTCAAGCTCGGCTTGACGTTCTTGCTCACGGCGCTCGGCATCACGCTTTTCTTGCTTAAGTTTCTCAACTTGATTAGCGACTTTTTGCTGATCAACCATCACAGCTTTAACCGCTGGCGCACTAACTTGTTGCATAGGCTCAGGTTTGTGAGAGAAATCGATCCCCAACGCCAGAATAATTATCACGCCAATATGAATACCCGCTGAAATTGACAGAGGTAATGTTACATCTGACTTATCTGCCACCTATTTCTCCTTGGGTGAATCCGTCATCAAACCGACTGATGGCACGCCAGCACCTTGCAAGGTCACCATCAACTGAATCACTTTATCGTAAGGAATATTTCTATCGGCCTTAACCACCACTGGACGCTCAGGCTCTGTCACCATAAGCGCAGCAACTTCCGTCGCCAGTTCTTCCAAGTCCATAGGTACGTTAGTTGAACCGCCTTTATTCAGATAATAATCACCGTCACCGTCAATCGAAGCCACCACAGGTGGCTTACTGTCAGCAGGTAAAACTTCCGCGGCCCCTTGAGGCAGCTCCACTTTTACCCCTTGGGTGACTATGGGCGCTGTTACCATAAAAATAATTAACAGCACGAGCATCACGTCGATATAGGGCACCACGTTGATTTCGGCAACGGGGCGACGACGTTTGCGCTGATAAGCTGGTTGCATTATGCCCCTTCCTTCTCACTGTATGCCTGGCGATGCAAAATGCTGGAGAACTCTTCCATAAAGTTTGCGTAGGCCATTTCTAATTTATCGACTTGAGTCGAGAAACGGTTGTACGCAATAACCGCAGGGATCGCAGCAAATAGACCCATAGCCGTTGCAATCAAGGCTTCAGCAATACCGGGGGCAACCATAGCTAAGGTCGCGTTTTCCATCGAACCAATGGCGATAAATGAATTCATAATCCCCCATACCGTACCAAATAAACCGATATAAGGGCTAGTCGAACCAATGGTCGCTAATAAGGGTAAGTTAGCTTCTAACTTTTCCATTTCGCGAGAAAGTGTCACACGCATAGCACGTGATGTACCGTCCATCACGGCATCGGGCACTTTGCTATTTAATTTATTCAGGCGTGAATATTCTTTAAAGCCAGTCACAAATAATGACTCTAAACCGCTATTATCAGGACGAGTCGATAATTCTTTATATAAACGGTTTAAATCAACGCCTGACCAAAATTTGTCTTCAAACTTCGCCGATTTACTTTTTGCGGATGTCAGTAAGCTACGGCGTTGTAAAATCACCGTCCAAGACATCACTGACAAGCAAAGTAAGGTGAACATAACAAATTTCACTAATAAACTGGCTTGTAAAAATAACCCAACAATCGACATATCAGCTTGCACTGTCAAACTCCTGCACAATATTTAAGGGAATAGCTCGGGGACGCATTCGTGACAGCGCAACACAAACAACCAGCACTGTGCCTTCACAATAACAGTCTCCCTGTTTATCGACCAAGCGTTGATGAAAGATCAACGAGGCCTTTTTCAACTCTATGACCTTAGTTTCAACAATAAGGTTCTGTTCAAAACGTGCCGCTTTGCGAAAATCTAATTCCGCACGCTTTACCACAAAGGCGGTATCGTCGGCTAAAAGCGCAGTCTGACTCACGCCAAGGGCTTTTAGCCACTCGGTTCTCGCCCGCTCAAAAAAGTTGAGATAGTTCGAATGATAGACAACGCCGCCAGCGTCGGTGTCTTCGTAATAGACTGAAATAGGCCAATGAAACATCATTTGAAAATAAGCAAATTTTGGTTGAAAAATTGACGCTTACTATACCTAGGGAAACAAGACTTGTGAATGACCCGACGAAGATATAGATAGGAATAGCGCGGGTTTCAGATGAATAGGGGCAATTGTAAAAGACAATGGGGTCAAAGGACCCCATTTTATTAACATAGTTAGTTATTTTGCGATAGTTTGTGGCAGTGTTAAGCCAAAACTCTGCCACAAGAAACTGTAGATATCGGCAAATTCATCAATCTTCATCGCCGTCGGTTTACCGGCTCCGTGACCCGCATTGGACTCGATACGCATAATCACAGGTTCAGTGCCCTGCTGCTTATCCTGCAACATGGCTGCGAACTTGAAACTGTGTAATGGCACGACGCGATCATCATGATCGGCAGTCATCACCATAGTCGCTGGGTAAGTTTGCGCTTTCACATTGTGATAAGGCGAATAAGCCAGTAGCGCCGGGAATTGTTCTGCTTTATCGGCACTGCCATATTCACTCGTCCAAGCCCAACCGATAGTGAACTTATGGAAGCGCAGCATATCCAGTACGCCCACCGCAGGTAATACGGCAGCAAAGAGTTCAGGACGTTGAGTCACCGCAGCGCCCATCAACAGACCACCGTTACTGCGGCCATAGGCACCTAACTTAGTGCTATTAGTGTATTTTTCACTCACTAGATATTCCGCGGCGGCAAAATAGTCATCAAACACATTTTGCTTTTTATCGAACATCCCCGCTTGATGCCAGCTTTCGCCGTATTCAGCGCCGCCACGTAAACTCGGCACAGCGTAAATACCGCCCATATCTAACCAAGCAATGTTGGCCGGACTAAAGCGTGGTGTCATCGAAATGGCAAAGCCACCATAGGCATACAGTAATGTTGGGTTTTGACCGTTCTTCACTAAGCCTTTTTTATAGGACAGCATCATAGGCACACGCGTGCCATCTTTGCTGCGATAAAACACTTGCTCAGAAACATAGTCATCGGGATTAAACGACACCTTAGGTTTGGCAATTACGCTTGATTCAGCGGTTTTAAAGTCAAACTTATAGGTGGTTTCAGGTTGAATATAGCTATTAAACACATAATAGAAATAGTCTTTGCTTGCTTTACCAAAAGGCCCAGCCACATTGCCTTGACCAGGTAATGCCACGTCTTGGCGCTTCTGCCCACCCATGCTGTAAATCGATAATTGACCTAATACATCGTGTAAATAACTCACCACTAAATGGTCATTAATTATGGCGACGTTATTTATCGGATCTGTAGACTCTGGAATAATGGTTTGCCATTGGGATTTATCGCTATTGCGGGTATCAATCGCAATTACTTTACCGTTAGGCGCATCTAAGTCGGTTTTGAAATAAAACACTGAACCATCATTACCGAGAAACTCATATTCAGCTTCTAAGTTGAGGATCAATTCCACCACTTGTGATTTAGGCTCAAATAAGGATTTATAGAAGAAACGATTACGCTTATCCGTACCTTGAGAAATCGACAGTAATAAGTATTCGCCTTTCTCGGATACCTCTATGCCAAAGCCCCAATCTTTATTCTGTGGGCGCTCGTAAATCAATAAATCTTGGCGCTGATCTGTACCTAATTTATGGTAATACACTTTTTGATTGAAATTGACGTCGGCTAAGACATCTCCACCCGCAGGGGCATCATAGCGAGCATAAAACACACCTTGGTTTTCTTTATCCCACACTGCGCTAGAAAATTTAATCCATTTCAATTCATCGGCAAGTTTCTTACCGGTTGCGATATCAACAAACTGCCATTGCTGCCAATCTGAGCCCGAATTTGACACACCATAGGCTAAAATTTTACCGTCATTACTCACTGCAACACCTGATAGCGCCACAGTGCCATCCGCTGACAGTTTGTTTGGATCGAGAACTGGCTTTTCAACGCCATCTAACCCTTTGACATACAAAACAGATTGCGCCTGCAGGCCATCATTACGGTAGTAAAATTGATTGTCGCCATTCTCAAATGGGGCGGAGACTTTTTCGTAATTCCACAGCTCAGTGATGCGATCGACCACAGCTTGTTTATTGGGGATCTTGGCTAAATAGGCTTGACCGAAGGCTTGTTGTTCTTTTACCCAAGCTTCCGTTTCTGGCGTATTGGCCTCTAAATGGCGGTAAGGGTCCGCCACGGCAACACCGTGAATGGTTTCGACGAGATCATCTTTTTGAGTCACTGGGTAAACCAATTTATTTGCGCTTGCCTGCTCAGTCGAATTTTGTTCAGGTGTATTGCCACTTTGGCAGGCACCGAGTGCCATTCCCAATGTGGCCACTAACAAACCTTGCTTTGCAAGGCGAAATCTTAATGCCATCTTGTTATCGTCCTTCTTGTGGTTTAGGGCTTAGGGCCTTTTCAGCAAGTACTATACAAGCAAAAAAAATCATGGCAATCCCGTAACTTAATAAGCAGATTTTTAGGTTGTATCGCAGATTTAACAAAATGGCAGCAAGGATAAGCTTATTGAAGTGTATTATTATGCACTAATAGTGATTTATAAGTTATTAATCAAGGTAAATAGTGACTTAAGTGATATAGATCACCTTTACAATCATTAGAATTACTAATGTTTATGGGCAATTTTTCTCGTTTGTTTTACCGCCGAGTTAACCATAGAATGTGCTTGTTTTCAGGAGATACCTGCTTGCAGATATCGAAAACAAAGAACTTTTAAACTGGTGTGTTCCCAACACTTCAGTTTCTTCCCTGGTTCTTATGCTTGACTTCCTTCCTTCAATTTGTTGATTGCAAATGCATTATTTTTGCGGCCCGCTTAGTTTAAGCGGGCTTTTTTTTATCCATTTCAAACACCATCCTACTTACGACGATATCAGGCTTTATGCCGCTATCACTATTTATGCCCTAGCCTCACTTTAGTTTTATTTGCGGCTTAACGATTACCTGCTCGCGAACATCACAAATAAGAAAAACTCATAATCCCATTTAAAGCTCGCTGATACTGCAAAGGTTGAGGTTGAGGTTGAGGTTGAGGTTGAGGTTGAGCGAAATACTGCCAAGCTATCCAAAAATAACCACCTCCGCATCTATAAATGACAATGCCAAGTCAGTGACTTGGCATTGGATTGGGCGGCTTAACTATATTGATGTGGCACAGGTTAAACACTGCGTAAACTTAGCACTATAAAGGCTTACTGATCCGTATCACAACGCGGCGGTTACGTGCCCTTTCGTCCATATCATCATTAGAAGCCACATGACGGCGCTCACCATGCCCTACAGTAACGATACGATCTTGCGGAATACCGCTGGCAACAAAGAAATCTTTTACCGACTCCGCCCGTTTATCCGAGACTTTTTGGTTAACTGAACGGCCACCGTAACTGTCGGTATACGCATCCACCAGCACTAACTCCACCAAAGGATCATAGGCTAAGTATTCTTGAACCCGTGACAGTTGCTGCTGGGAGAAACGAGTTAAATCGGTTCCGCCTTCATCATAATTCAACACAGTAAATGCGATATCTTCAAAGCTATAGGGCAACAGGTGCGCTAAACAAGCTTTGAACTCGCTGTATTTACGGCCAAAGTTAACCGATGACAAACCCACAGCAATCTTATTTGACTCGTTATACCAATCAGCATAGTAAAACGTCGGTTCCATCCCGCGACTCAACTCAGCCAACATAGACCAAGCGGCACGTTTAGGCACCTCACCATTAAAGTACTTTTGATAATGCAGTGAGGTGATCTCTTTTGAGACCACTCCCGGCCGCCACTGCGGCGCGCGACTAATTAACTTAGCTTGCGTGACTTGATCCGGTTTTACCCACATGTCTAAGGTAAAATTCATATTTTGCTGCTTACCCGCTTCGCTGGTAAAAATCGCTTTACCGTAGGAAGGGATATCGTGCTCGAGGCGACAAACGATGGGAGAATTCTCGCTCACTCGCCATTGGGAATCACTTAAAGAGGCGACATAATGGCGCAACTCTGCCGTTGCAGTTGCTGGAACGCATAAAATTGATACTAATATCAGTTTTCGCCACATAGCCTTTACTCATGTTTAATCGGTTACATGGCTTTATCGGCAAACTATTTAGTTCCTTTAGCTCATAAAACCATCAATCAAGCATGACACACCCCAACACATTTAGCATAATAGCGCCCTGTGAATTTTCTAGAGTACTTTATGAGTGACATTTGCGACGCGAACAAATTGAAATACCGATTTCGAGGCTACTTTCCCGTAGTCATTGATGTCGAAACTGCGGGCTTCAACTCTCAAACCGATGCGTTGCTAGAAATTGCCGTCACCCTACTGAAAATGGACAATGAAGGCGTGATAGGAATCGACAAAACCCTACACTTCCACATTGAGCCCTTTGAAGGCGCAAATTTAGAACCCGAAGCGTTAGCATTCAACGGCATTGATCCCACTAATCCGTTACGGGGAGCTGTGAGCGAGAAAGAAGCCTTTTTAGAAATCTTTAAAGCGGTGAAAAAAGCCCAAAAAGCCTCTGACTGCCATCGCAGTATCATAGTGGCGCATAATGCCGCTTTTGATCATGGTTTTGTGAGTAAGGCGATTGAACGTTGCGACTTAAAACGCTCGCCGTTTCATCCTTTTGCTACTTTCGATACTGCTACACTCGCCGGACTTGCCATTGGTCATACCGTACTTGCCAAAGCATGCATCATGGCGGGCATTCCCTTCGATAATAAAGAAGCCCATTCTGCGCTATATGATACCGAACGTACCGCAGAGCTTTTTTGTCACATAGTGAATCGTTGGAAATCATTAGGCGGCTGGCCGTTACTGGCCGTGGATGAGCAGGATGCCCAAAGCGGTACTGAGGCATAAATTTAGCGGTTCACACTAAATCTTAAACAAATAGAAAACAAAAAAGCTGCCATTGGCAGCTTTTTTCATTTAACAGGCAACTGTGATTAGCAAATACTAATTACAGTGAGCTTGCGTTTTCAGACAGGTAAGCAGCAACACCTTCAGTGCTTGCATTCATACCTTTATCGCCTTTTTCCCAGCCAGCAGGACATACATCGCCGTGCTCTTCGTGGAATTGCAGTGCGTCGATCATACGTAGCATTTCATCAACGTTACGGCCTAATGGCAGATCGTTAACAACTTGGTGGCGAACCATGCCTTCTTTGTCGATCAGGAATGAACCACGGAAAGCCACACCCGCTTCTGGATGCTCAACATCGTATGCTTTACAGATTTCATGTTTAACGTCAGCCACTAACGTGTACTTAACTTGGCCAATACCGCCTTTTTCAACTGGGGTGTTGCGCCATGCGTTGTGAGTGAACTGAGAATCGATAGACACACCGATCACTTCCACGCCACGCTTAGTGAACTCTTCCATGCGGTGATCAAATGCGATCAACTCTGATGGACAAACGAAAGTGAAGTCAAGTGGATAGAAGAATACGACTGCTGGTTTGCCTTTGATGGCAGCAGTTAAGTTGAAGCTATCAACGATTTCGCCAGAACCTAATACAGCTGCAGCAGTAAAATCAGGAGCCTGACGGCCTACTAATACGCTCATTTTATATCTCCATCTATGAGTTGAACTAAGTGTAAGGCAAGATGCCCTTTCGCCAGTATGCTCTCCTCAACCTAGGTCGAGTTAAATCCTTACTGATTAAAAGGTGTTCTTACCAATCAAATCTTTAGGCATTATAAGTCGTGTGCTGTGCCTTACAACCTATTTAAGACCAATATCACATTTTTCAAGGGCATTTCCGTTTTGCCTGACTAAGGATAGAGCAATCTGCGTATCCTGTGTGCGCAGCAATCCACATTCGGCTAACAGACAAAACCCAGCATGATCACATTTTCAGATATTTTTCAGATAAGCCCTCGGCAAACTGGACATCGACAGCCTTTGCAGTCAAAAATAGCGTCTTTGGCTTAAAGAATTAAGAAAATTGACTATGAATGCAGTCGTTATTGCAGTGTGCTTAATGTTGGCACTCAGTTTAGCTAGGGTGAATGTGGTTATCGCCCTCACCGTGAGCGCCCTTGTGGCGGGACTTGTGGGCGGAATGGATCTGCACCAAACCATAGATGCCTTTAATACAGGCTTAGGTGGCGGCGCGCAAATTGCGCTCAGTTATGCATTATTAGGTGCCTTTGCTGTCGCACTCTCGCACTCAGGCTTAACCACGCTGATCTCAAGAAGCATCATCAGTAGTCTTGGGCAAGATCCTAATCCCACCAACACTAACTGGGTTCGCTGGTTACTGCTGTTATCGCTACTTGTCATGTCGATGGCCTCGCAGAATATTTTACCTATTCATATCGCCTTTATTCCGATTTTAGTGCCACCACTGTTACATGTGATGACCAAACTGAACATCGACCGTCGTTTAGTCGCTTGTGTTTTGACCTTTGGTCTGGTCACAACCTATATGATTTTACCGATTGGATTTGGTGGCATTTTCTTAAATGACATTCTGCTTTCCAACTTAACCAGCAATGGCTTAGCGGCTGTGCGTGAGCAAATTCCACCAGCCATGTTAATTCCAGCGGCGGGCATGATAGTTGGTTTACTGACAGCTGTGTTTATCAGTTACCGTAAACCTCGGATCTACGATGAGGCCAAAGTATTGGTTGCAGAGCCAGAAGAAACCCTCAACAAACGCAATATTATCATTGCCGCAGTGGCGATATTAGCCACCTTAGTGGTGCAACTTGAAACCGATTCGATGATTTTTGGCGCCTTAGTCGGCTTCATGATTTTCAGTTTCTCGGGCGCCTTAAAGCATGTCGCCGACCAAGATATTTTCAATCAAGGCGTGCGCATGATGGCCAACATCGGCTTTATCATGATTTCTGCCGCAGGTTTTGCCGCCGTAGTGAAAGAAACCGGTGAAGTGGGCACGCTTGTGGCTTCGCTTAGCGACATCATTGGGGATAATAAAGCCCTCGCCGCCTTTTTGATGCTGCTAGTTGGTCTACTGATCACTATGGGGATCGGCTCGTCTTTCTCCACCATTCCAATTATCGCGACCATTTATGTGCCTTTAGCGTTAAGTTTTGGTTTTTCGGTGGCGGCGACAATCGCGTTAGTCGGCACCGCTGCGGCGCTGGGTGATGCAGGCTCGCCAGCATCGGATTCCACCTTAGGTCCTACTGCGGGTTTGAATGCCGATGGTCAACACGACCACATTCGTGACAGCGTGATCCCGACCTTCATCCACTACAATATTCCACTGTTAGTGTTTGGCTGGATTGCGGCCATGGTGTTGTAACACCGAACAACACACCCAATAAAAAGGCCGAATTGCATTGCAATTCGGCCTTTTAGATCGAGCGCCCAAATATTAACAAGCTATATGAATAGACATGTTAACAGGCACAGGAACGATTATTTAGTACCAAAGATTTTATCGCCCGCATCACCAAGACCTGGCAGGATATAGCCCTTCTCATTGAGGCACTTGTCGATAGCAGCGGTATATAACTCGATATCAGGATGCGCCGCTTCTAACGCTTTGATCCCTTCAGGTGCAGCCACTAACACTAAGGCTTTGATTGAAGTACAACCGCGTTTCTTCAATAAGTCTACGGTCGCAATCATAGAACCACCAGTCGCGAGCATTGGGTCGACAACTAAGGCGATACGCTCGTTCATGTCGCTGGCGAGCTTTTCAAAGTAAGGCACAGGCTCAAGGGTTTCTTCGTCACGGTAAATGCCGACAACTGAAATACGCGCACTTGGGATATGCTCAAGTACACCGTCCATCATGCCCAAACCCGCACGTAAAATCGGCACAACAGTGACTTTTTTACCTTTGATTTGGTCGACTTCAACCGGACCGTTCCAGCCTTCAATCGTCACCGTTTCAGTTTCGAAATCTGCGGTAGCTTCATAGGTTAATAAACTGCCCACTTCGGCGGCTAGCTCACGGAAACGTTTAGTGCTAATGTCACCTTCGCGCATTAAACCGATTTTGTGACGCACTAAAGGATGTTTAACCTCGACAACTTTCATTTTTCTCTCCTACTTTATTTTTCGGCGTATTATTTTAGGCAAATTTTTCAGATTCTAGTTGATTTGTTTACTAGGTAAAACATAAAGTTTTGCCATTAGGCCTAATCGTGAGCTATCTCCCAAGAATAATTCCCAATCGACTAAGATACGTACCTTAATTTACTATTTTGTGACCAATCTCAAGACCTCAGAAACTGAAATACAGTTTTACTCGGCCAAAAATACTCCGCCGAGGGGCATAAATCCAAATCATGACTTTCGACCCCTAGCACAAGCTGGTAGAATACCGCCGCATAAAATCCAATAACGATGTACCCGAGAGGATCCCTCCGTGAGCACACCTACCCCACTGAGCTATAAAGATGCCGGCGTTGATATTGATGCAGGTAATGCACTGGTAAGTAACATTAAAGCAGCCGTTAAACGTACCCGTCGTCCAGAAGTTATGGGCAACTTAGGTGGTTTTGGCGCCCTGTGTGAAATCCCCACTAAATACAAGCAACCAGTTTTAGTGTCTGGCACCGACGGTGTTGGGACTAAATTACGTTTAGCTATCGACTATAAAAAACATGACACAGTCGGCATAGACTTAGTTGCTATGTGTGTGAACGATTTAATCGTTCAAGGTGCTGAGCCACTGTTTTTCCTCGATTACTATGCGACAGGCAAGCTGGATGTTGAAACCGCGACGTCTGTTGTCAACGGTATCGGCGAAGGTTGTTTCCAATCTGGTTGTGCGTTAATCGGCGGTGAAACCGCTGAAATGCCAGGCATGTACGAAGGTGAAGATTACGACCTAGCAGGTTTCTGCGTGGGCGTAGTTGAAAAAGCCGACATCATTGACGGTAGCAAAGTTGCAGCGGGTGATGCGCTTATCGCATTAGCCTCGAGCGGCCCTCATTCAAATGGTTACTCTTTAGTACGTAAAGTATTAGAAGTGAGCCAAGCAGACCCTCAACAAGATCTCAATGGCAAACCGCTAATTGAACATCTACTTGAGCCAACCAAAATTTACGTGAAATCATTGCTGAAACTGATCGCAGCATCAGACGTACATGCAATGGCACACATTACTGGCGGCGGCTTCTGGGAAAACATCCCACGCGTACTACCAGATAATTTAAAAGCGGTTATCCAAGGCGATTCATGGCAATGGCCTGCTGTTTTCAGTTGGTTAATGGAAAATGGCAATATTGCAGAATATGAAATGTATCTCACCTTCAACTGTGGCGTCGGCATGTTAGTCGCGCTGCCAGCCGATAAAGTGGATGCAGCACTTGCATTACTGGCTGCAGAAGGCGAACAAGCTTGGCTGATCGGTGCTATCGCAGATCGTGAAGGCAATGAAGAGCAAGTGGAGATCCTGTAATGCCCCAGAGCTGTCGTGTAGTTGTATTAATTTCCGGAAATGGCAGTAACCTGCAAGCGATTATCGATGGTTGCGACGATAATCTGCAGGCCGAAGTTGTCGGAGTCATCAGTAATAAACCCGATGCCTATGGCCTAGTGCGCGCCCATCATGGCGAAATTGATACCAGCTGCGTGATAGCTCACCAAGGTGAATCTCGCTCTGAATACGATGCACGTTTAATGACAGTCATCGAACAGTACCAACCCGATTTAATCGTGTTGGCAGGATTTATGCGGATCTTAACCGATGATTTCGTGAATCATTACCTAGGTCGCATGATCAATATCCATCCGTCACTGTTACCGAAATACACTGGCTTAAACACCCATCAACGTGCCATTGACGCTAACGACAGCGAACATGGTGCCAGCGTGCATTTTGTCACGCCAGAGCTTGATGCAGGTCCGGTGATTTTACAGGCCAAAGTGCCTGTTTATGAAGAAGATACC of the Shewanella baltica genome contains:
- the rnt gene encoding ribonuclease T, with translation MSDICDANKLKYRFRGYFPVVIDVETAGFNSQTDALLEIAVTLLKMDNEGVIGIDKTLHFHIEPFEGANLEPEALAFNGIDPTNPLRGAVSEKEAFLEIFKAVKKAQKASDCHRSIIVAHNAAFDHGFVSKAIERCDLKRSPFHPFATFDTATLAGLAIGHTVLAKACIMAGIPFDNKEAHSALYDTERTAELFCHIVNRWKSLGGWPLLAVDEQDAQSGTEA
- the purM gene encoding phosphoribosylformylglycinamidine cyclo-ligase, which codes for MSTPTPLSYKDAGVDIDAGNALVSNIKAAVKRTRRPEVMGNLGGFGALCEIPTKYKQPVLVSGTDGVGTKLRLAIDYKKHDTVGIDLVAMCVNDLIVQGAEPLFFLDYYATGKLDVETATSVVNGIGEGCFQSGCALIGGETAEMPGMYEGEDYDLAGFCVGVVEKADIIDGSKVAAGDALIALASSGPHSNGYSLVRKVLEVSQADPQQDLNGKPLIEHLLEPTKIYVKSLLKLIAASDVHAMAHITGGGFWENIPRVLPDNLKAVIQGDSWQWPAVFSWLMENGNIAEYEMYLTFNCGVGMLVALPADKVDAALALLAAEGEQAWLIGAIADREGNEEQVEIL
- the tolQ gene encoding protein TolQ yields the protein MQADMSIVGLFLQASLLVKFVMFTLLCLSVMSWTVILQRRSLLTSAKSKSAKFEDKFWSGVDLNRLYKELSTRPDNSGLESLFVTGFKEYSRLNKLNSKVPDAVMDGTSRAMRVTLSREMEKLEANLPLLATIGSTSPYIGLFGTVWGIMNSFIAIGSMENATLAMVAPGIAEALIATAMGLFAAIPAVIAYNRFSTQVDKLEMAYANFMEEFSSILHRQAYSEKEGA
- the tolA gene encoding cell envelope integrity protein TolA, translating into MADKSDVTLPLSISAGIHIGVIIILALGIDFSHKPEPMQQVSAPAVKAVMVDQQKVANQVEKLKQEKRDAERREQERQAELERKAQEAKQAREREQAQIKQLEQERKQQEIETQKANEATKLAQVKQQQEKEKAVKAEADRKLKEQERKVAEDAAQKAAEKRKVEEAAAAKAESDRKLKEAEAKAKAEKAKADAEAKAEAKAKADAKAKADAKAKADAEAKARAQQEQEMADALAAEQAALSQTMNKQMQSEVGKYQAMIKSTIQRNLVVDESMRGKTCTVSVRLANDGFVISSQTKGGDPNVCRAAKAAILKAGKLPVSPDPAVYNLMKEINLIVEPTF
- a CDS encoding prolyl oligopeptidase family serine peptidase, with amino-acid sequence MALRFRLAKQGLLVATLGMALGACQSGNTPEQNSTEQASANKLVYPVTQKDDLVETIHGVAVADPYRHLEANTPETEAWVKEQQAFGQAYLAKIPNKQAVVDRITELWNYEKVSAPFENGDNQFYYRNDGLQAQSVLYVKGLDGVEKPVLDPNKLSADGTVALSGVAVSNDGKILAYGVSNSGSDWQQWQFVDIATGKKLADELKWIKFSSAVWDKENQGVFYARYDAPAGGDVLADVNFNQKVYYHKLGTDQRQDLLIYERPQNKDWGFGIEVSEKGEYLLLSISQGTDKRNRFFYKSLFEPKSQVVELILNLEAEYEFLGNDGSVFYFKTDLDAPNGKVIAIDTRNSDKSQWQTIIPESTDPINNVAIINDHLVVSYLHDVLGQLSIYSMGGQKRQDVALPGQGNVAGPFGKASKDYFYYVFNSYIQPETTYKFDFKTAESSVIAKPKVSFNPDDYVSEQVFYRSKDGTRVPMMLSYKKGLVKNGQNPTLLYAYGGFAISMTPRFSPANIAWLDMGGIYAVPSLRGGAEYGESWHQAGMFDKKQNVFDDYFAAAEYLVSEKYTNSTKLGAYGRSNGGLLMGAAVTQRPELFAAVLPAVGVLDMLRFHKFTIGWAWTSEYGSADKAEQFPALLAYSPYHNVKAQTYPATMVMTADHDDRVVPLHSFKFAAMLQDKQQGTEPVIMRIESNAGHGAGKPTAMKIDEFADIYSFLWQSFGLTLPQTIAK
- the ybgC gene encoding tol-pal system-associated acyl-CoA thioesterase, with product MMFHWPISVYYEDTDAGGVVYHSNYLNFFERARTEWLKALGVSQTALLADDTAFVVKRAELDFRKAARFEQNLIVETKVIELKKASLIFHQRLVDKQGDCYCEGTVLVVCVALSRMRPRAIPLNIVQEFDSAS
- the tolR gene encoding protein TolR, which codes for MQPAYQRKRRRPVAEINVVPYIDVMLVLLIIFMVTAPIVTQGVKVELPQGAAEVLPADSKPPVVASIDGDGDYYLNKGGSTNVPMDLEELATEVAALMVTEPERPVVVKADRNIPYDKVIQLMVTLQGAGVPSVGLMTDSPKEK
- the upp gene encoding uracil phosphoribosyltransferase, producing MKVVEVKHPLVRHKIGLMREGDISTKRFRELAAEVGSLLTYEATADFETETVTIEGWNGPVEVDQIKGKKVTVVPILRAGLGMMDGVLEHIPSARISVVGIYRDEETLEPVPYFEKLASDMNERIALVVDPMLATGGSMIATVDLLKKRGCTSIKALVLVAAPEGIKALEAAHPDIELYTAAIDKCLNEKGYILPGLGDAGDKIFGTK
- a CDS encoding Na+/H+ antiporter family protein gives rise to the protein MNAVVIAVCLMLALSLARVNVVIALTVSALVAGLVGGMDLHQTIDAFNTGLGGGAQIALSYALLGAFAVALSHSGLTTLISRSIISSLGQDPNPTNTNWVRWLLLLSLLVMSMASQNILPIHIAFIPILVPPLLHVMTKLNIDRRLVACVLTFGLVTTYMILPIGFGGIFLNDILLSNLTSNGLAAVREQIPPAMLIPAAGMIVGLLTAVFISYRKPRIYDEAKVLVAEPEETLNKRNIIIAAVAILATLVVQLETDSMIFGALVGFMIFSFSGALKHVADQDIFNQGVRMMANIGFIMISAAGFAAVVKETGEVGTLVASLSDIIGDNKALAAFLMLLVGLLITMGIGSSFSTIPIIATIYVPLALSFGFSVAATIALVGTAAALGDAGSPASDSTLGPTAGLNADGQHDHIRDSVIPTFIHYNIPLLVFGWIAAMVL
- the motY gene encoding flagellar protein MotY; amino-acid sequence: MWRKLILVSILCVPATATAELRHYVASLSDSQWRVSENSPIVCRLEHDIPSYGKAIFTSEAGKQQNMNFTLDMWVKPDQVTQAKLISRAPQWRPGVVSKEITSLHYQKYFNGEVPKRAAWSMLAELSRGMEPTFYYADWYNESNKIAVGLSSVNFGRKYSEFKACLAHLLPYSFEDIAFTVLNYDEGGTDLTRFSQQQLSRVQEYLAYDPLVELVLVDAYTDSYGGRSVNQKVSDKRAESVKDFFVASGIPQDRIVTVGHGERRHVASNDDMDERARNRRVVIRISKPL
- a CDS encoding peroxiredoxin C — protein: MSVLVGRQAPDFTAAAVLGSGEIVDSFNLTAAIKGKPAVVFFYPLDFTFVCPSELIAFDHRMEEFTKRGVEVIGVSIDSQFTHNAWRNTPVEKGGIGQVKYTLVADVKHEICKAYDVEHPEAGVAFRGSFLIDKEGMVRHQVVNDLPLGRNVDEMLRMIDALQFHEEHGDVCPAGWEKGDKGMNASTEGVAAYLSENASSL